From one Leptidea sinapis chromosome 22, ilLepSina1.1, whole genome shotgun sequence genomic stretch:
- the LOC126970843 gene encoding adiponectin receptor protein translates to MWEVDSDTGSQSASSDGVRRRQGWDPEAESLASHIDELDEVLAEEEEGCPLPSTPEDQHLLDAEMAEVLKAGVLSDEIDLGALAHNAAGQAEEFVRKVWEASWNVCHFRHLPRWLQDNDYLHKGHRPPLPSFSACFASIFRIHTETGNIWTHLLGCVAFIGVAAYFLTRPSIEIQMQEKMIFGVFFVGAIVCLGFSFAYHTLYCHSEMVGKLFSKLDYCGIALLIMGSFVPWLYYSFYCHYRPKIIYLSVVVVLGILSIIVSLWDRFSEPRLRPLRAGVFMGFGLSGVVPAIHYGVTEGWFSQVSKASLGWLVLMGLLYILGAMFYALRVPERWFPGKCDIWFQSHQIFHVLVIVAAFVHYHGISELASYRVTVGECSMPPSSIAF, encoded by the coding sequence ATGTGGGAAGTTGATTCTGACACGGGATCTCAGAGCGCATCGTCGGACGGCGTTCGACGACGGCAAGGATGGGACCCCGAGGCCGAGAGTCTTGCTTCTCATATCGACGAACTGGACGAGGTGCTAGCCGAAGAGGAGGAAGGATGTCCACTTCCGTCTACACCCGAAGATCAACATTTACTAGACGCGGAAATGGCGGAAGTATTGAAGGCTGGCGTGCTGTCGGATGAGATTGACCTCGGAGCGCTCGCTCACAACGCCGCCGGGCAAGCTGAGGAGTTCGTCCGCAAGGTTTGGGAAGCCTCATGGAACGTATGCCACTTCAGACATCTCCCTCGctggttgcaagacaatgattaCCTACATAAAGGTCATAGACCCCCTCTGCCGTCATTCAGCGCGTGTTTCGCCTCGATATTTCGTATACACACTGAAACTGGTAATATTTGGACTCATTTACTTGGCTGTGTAGCGTTTATCGGTGTTGCAGCATATTTCCTTACGCGACCTTCTATTGAGATTCAAATGCAAGAGAAAATGATCTTTGGGGTGTTTTTTGTGGGTGCTATAGTGTGTCTTGGTTTCTCATTTGCTTACCATACATTGTACTGTCACTCTGAGATGGTAGGCAAGTTGTTTTCGAAACTAGATTACTGTGGCATAGCCCTTCTTATAATGGGCTCATTTGTTCCTTGGTTATATTACAGCTTTTACTGCCATTATAGAccgaaaattatttatttatctgtaGTGGTTGTTTTGGGTATATTATCAATTATAGTATCACTATGGGATAGATTTTCTGAGCCTAGATTGAGACCTCTTAGAGCAGGTGTTTTTATGGGATTTGGGCTATCTGGTGTAGTTCCTGCTATTCATTATGGTGTAACGGAAGGATGGTTTAGCCAAGTGAGTAAAGCCTCGCTTGGGTGGCTTGTACTAATGGGCTTACTATACATTCTGGGAGCTATGTTCTATGCATTGAGAGTCCCAGAGCGTTGGTTCCCTGGGAAGTGTGACATCTGGTTCCAATCTCATCAAATATTCCATGTTCTGGTGATTGTCGCCGCCTTTGTGCATTACCATGGTATCAGTGAACTTGCATCCTATAGAGTGACTGTTGGAGAATGTTCTATGCCTCCTTCCTCAATAGCATTCTAA